One genomic segment of Erythrobacter sp. THAF29 includes these proteins:
- a CDS encoding M23 family metallopeptidase — MTNKKSARPWGERLREWFPEREFFMRSQGQVRFIKISSKFQMAGAGAVAAFALVWATSMGVMAFNKYQAEASLASFQDEKARVATAQERLKAYGDNLDAVAEDLMLRQDIIEQVTESLPSDIKSDSNVSDSSTEAAEMVEKVSAYFPQASALAKIEARQLAYVERVTRFADDRAKKAEAALRKLGLDPKQAIRKAEREAMGGPLEMLASSAHGEVDPRFERLGLSLARMSALERILDGVPQVVPAANQRITSSFGYRRDPFNGRAAMHKGIDFKGARGSPIMAAAKGEVIYAGWKAGYGKFVEISHGNGLTTRYAHMSRIDVKTGQQVDGGETLGGLGSTGRSTGPHLHFEVRINNRAVNPRPFLETAPDVLKEVRGTGSVRSNSPSSAE; from the coding sequence TTGACAAACAAAAAATCCGCACGTCCGTGGGGTGAACGACTACGTGAGTGGTTCCCCGAAAGAGAGTTCTTCATGCGCTCTCAAGGGCAAGTCCGCTTCATCAAGATATCGTCAAAATTCCAGATGGCAGGGGCGGGCGCTGTTGCCGCGTTTGCGCTCGTCTGGGCGACATCGATGGGTGTCATGGCCTTCAACAAGTACCAGGCCGAGGCGAGCCTCGCCTCGTTCCAGGACGAAAAGGCGCGCGTCGCCACTGCGCAGGAACGGTTGAAGGCTTACGGGGACAACCTCGATGCCGTCGCCGAAGACCTGATGCTGCGCCAGGACATCATCGAGCAGGTCACAGAGTCCCTGCCGAGCGACATCAAGAGCGACAGCAACGTGTCCGACTCGTCGACCGAGGCGGCCGAGATGGTCGAAAAAGTCAGCGCCTATTTCCCGCAGGCTTCCGCGCTAGCAAAGATCGAAGCGCGCCAGCTCGCCTATGTCGAGCGCGTGACCCGCTTTGCCGATGATCGCGCCAAGAAGGCCGAAGCAGCGCTGCGAAAGCTCGGCCTCGATCCAAAGCAAGCGATTCGCAAGGCCGAACGCGAGGCGATGGGTGGTCCGCTTGAAATGCTCGCTTCGTCCGCCCACGGCGAAGTCGATCCGCGTTTCGAGCGGCTCGGCCTCAGCCTTGCACGCATGTCGGCGCTGGAGCGCATTCTCGATGGCGTTCCGCAGGTCGTGCCCGCAGCGAACCAGCGCATCACTTCGAGCTTCGGCTATCGCCGCGATCCGTTCAACGGGCGCGCCGCGATGCACAAGGGCATCGATTTCAAGGGCGCTCGCGGCTCCCCGATCATGGCGGCTGCGAAAGGTGAAGTTATTTATGCCGGTTGGAAGGCGGGATATGGTAAGTTCGTGGAGATAAGCCACGGAAACGGTCTCACCACCCGCTATGCCCACATGTCGCGGATCGACGTGAAAACGGGACAACAGGTCGATGGCGGCGAGACTCTCGGAGGGCTCGGGTCTACTGGTCGTTCGACCGGACCGCACCTGCACTTCGAGGTCCGTATCAATAACCGCGCGGTGAACCCGCGCCCCTTCCTGGAGACCGCACCCGATGTTCTCAAAGAAGTCCGCGGAACCGGTTCCGTCCGTTCCAACTCCCCCTCAAGCGCAGAGTAA
- a CDS encoding 23S rRNA (pseudouridine(1915)-N(3))-methyltransferase RlmH translates to MLLHVMARGKIARSPEADLVARYEKRLTWPVKLTELPEIGGKIPDPQTPYKAVLLDERGKALSSEKFAEILGRWRDDGMRETRFVLGAADGHSEEERREADLLLAFGPATWPHLLARAMLMEQLYRATSILAGHPYHRAG, encoded by the coding sequence ATCCTTCTTCACGTCATGGCTCGCGGAAAGATCGCTCGTTCGCCCGAGGCGGACCTTGTTGCGCGTTATGAAAAGCGGCTGACATGGCCCGTGAAACTCACCGAGTTGCCCGAGATCGGGGGAAAGATCCCCGATCCGCAGACCCCCTACAAAGCCGTCTTGCTCGACGAGCGCGGCAAAGCGCTTTCCTCGGAGAAATTTGCGGAGATACTCGGGCGCTGGCGCGATGACGGGATGCGCGAAACACGTTTCGTCCTGGGCGCTGCCGATGGGCATTCGGAGGAGGAGCGCCGCGAGGCCGACCTGCTGCTTGCCTTCGGCCCCGCGACATGGCCGCATCTGCTCGCTCGCGCCATGCTGATGGAGCAGCTCTATCGCGCGACGAGCATTCTTGCAGGCCACCCGTATCATCGGGCAGGGTAA
- a CDS encoding NAD-dependent epimerase/dehydratase family protein: protein MRTVLITGSAGFIGFHLAQLLLDEGFRVVGYDGLTDYYDVELKKRRHERLLQNEHFTAKVGMLEDFETLHALAMAEKPDIIIHLAGQAGVRYSLENPRAYVDSNLTGTFNVMECARELGVQHLLMASTSSVYGANEDMPFDEHQKTDLPLTLYAATKKANEAMGHSYAHLWNLPTTMFRFFTVYGPWGRPDMALFKFTRGILEGAPIDIYNKGEMYRDFTYVADLVRGIRLLIDAVPERPESAEDIPEWDSLSPVAPYRVVNIGNSEKVRLMDYVSAIEEACGREAVKNFMPMQKGDVPATWADATLLRELTGYAPQTSVREGVAKFVAWYRDYYRV, encoded by the coding sequence TTGCGCACAGTCCTCATCACCGGATCGGCCGGGTTCATCGGCTTTCACCTCGCGCAGCTGCTGCTCGACGAGGGCTTTCGCGTGGTCGGCTATGACGGTCTCACCGATTATTACGACGTCGAGCTTAAGAAGCGGCGCCACGAGCGGCTGCTCCAGAACGAGCATTTCACGGCGAAGGTTGGCATGCTCGAGGATTTCGAGACGCTGCACGCGCTTGCCATGGCTGAAAAGCCCGACATCATCATCCATCTCGCAGGGCAGGCGGGGGTTCGCTACAGCCTCGAAAACCCGCGTGCCTATGTCGATTCCAACCTCACCGGCACGTTCAACGTGATGGAATGCGCGCGCGAGCTCGGGGTCCAGCACCTGCTGATGGCTTCGACCAGCTCAGTCTACGGCGCGAATGAAGACATGCCGTTCGACGAGCACCAGAAAACCGACCTCCCGCTGACGCTGTATGCCGCGACGAAGAAGGCAAACGAGGCGATGGGTCATTCCTATGCCCACCTCTGGAATTTGCCGACGACGATGTTCCGGTTTTTCACGGTCTACGGGCCGTGGGGTCGCCCGGACATGGCGCTGTTCAAGTTCACCCGCGGCATCCTCGAAGGCGCGCCGATTGATATCTACAACAAGGGCGAGATGTACCGCGACTTCACTTATGTCGCCGATCTCGTGCGCGGTATCCGGCTGTTGATCGACGCGGTGCCAGAACGGCCCGAGAGCGCAGAGGACATTCCCGAATGGGACAGCCTCTCACCCGTCGCACCCTATCGCGTTGTCAATATCGGCAATTCGGAGAAGGTCCGCCTGATGGACTATGTCAGCGCCATCGAAGAGGCGTGCGGGCGCGAGGCGGTGAAGAACTTCATGCCGATGCAGAAAGGCGATGTGCCCGCGACCTGGGCGGATGCAACCCTCCTGCGCGAACTTACAGGCTACGCGCCGCAAACGAGCGTGCGCGAAGGCGTCGCCAAGTTCGTGGCGTGGTATCGCGACTATTATCGGGTTTAG
- a CDS encoding murein hydrolase activator EnvC — translation MQATRIIGQGNGVTRHVLTITLSAIAIGAALTVAVPIGSAQRAVALMEPDEAQAELARATRESQRAEARAERLAREAEAATEAAEKTAREAAALAAKVQGAEADIAAARARYSLARSDRAALAARLAERQQPLVRLTGALQTTSRRPLALSALQPGSLKDLVYVRAVLDSAVPQIRERTAALRSELDEGRRLERRAARALENLRLNEQSLQARRQELAQLEATQRLESRKARSTASREAERALALAEEARDLDGLIGRIDAAASLRRELAALPGPILRPADLGSGDAGASLTAPDPKPAASPTTAATPPAGYQLPVQGRTLAGFGEQRESGLRTSGIELAPAPGAQVVAPARGRIAFAGPYRGYGRIVIIEHPGGWTSLVTGLSRVNVEIGDSVIGGSPLGAASNEDPAITLELRRDGKAVNPLQFLG, via the coding sequence TTGCAGGCCACCCGTATCATCGGGCAGGGTAACGGCGTGACAAGACACGTTCTCACGATCACGCTTTCGGCCATTGCGATTGGCGCCGCGCTCACCGTTGCCGTACCAATCGGCAGCGCACAGCGCGCCGTCGCGCTGATGGAACCGGACGAAGCGCAGGCCGAACTCGCCCGCGCCACCCGCGAAAGCCAACGCGCCGAAGCCCGCGCCGAACGTCTGGCCCGCGAGGCCGAGGCCGCGACAGAAGCCGCCGAGAAGACCGCCCGCGAAGCCGCAGCGCTGGCTGCGAAGGTGCAAGGCGCAGAAGCAGATATTGCCGCCGCGCGCGCCCGCTATTCGCTTGCCCGCTCCGACCGCGCCGCGCTCGCTGCAAGGCTCGCCGAGCGCCAGCAGCCGCTGGTGCGGTTGACGGGCGCGCTGCAAACGACGTCGAGGCGTCCGCTTGCGCTTTCGGCGCTCCAGCCCGGTTCGCTGAAGGACCTCGTCTATGTTCGCGCGGTGCTTGATAGCGCGGTGCCGCAAATTCGCGAGCGCACCGCAGCGCTGCGAAGTGAACTTGATGAAGGCAGAAGGCTTGAGCGCCGGGCTGCGCGAGCGCTCGAAAACCTGCGGCTCAACGAACAGTCGCTCCAGGCGAGGCGCCAGGAATTGGCGCAGCTGGAGGCAACCCAGCGGCTGGAATCGCGCAAGGCACGCAGTACCGCGTCGCGCGAGGCCGAGCGGGCGCTGGCCTTGGCCGAAGAGGCGCGCGACCTCGATGGTCTGATCGGCCGGATCGACGCGGCGGCGAGCCTTCGCCGCGAACTTGCAGCGCTTCCCGGGCCCATTCTGCGCCCAGCCGATCTGGGCAGCGGCGATGCGGGTGCGAGCCTTACTGCCCCCGATCCCAAACCTGCTGCTTCGCCCACCACGGCGGCGACCCCGCCCGCAGGATACCAGCTGCCAGTCCAGGGCCGAACGCTCGCAGGCTTTGGCGAGCAACGCGAAAGCGGCCTCAGAACGAGTGGCATCGAGCTCGCGCCTGCTCCTGGTGCACAGGTCGTCGCCCCCGCGCGCGGACGGATTGCATTCGCCGGGCCCTATCGCGGCTATGGTCGAATCGTCATAATTGAGCATCCGGGCGGTTGGACCAGCCTGGTGACGGGTCTTTCGCGGGTGAACGTCGAAATCGGAGACAGCGTGATCGGCGGCAGCCCCCTTGGTGCCGCCAGCAATGAGGACCCGGCGATCACCCTCGAGTTGCGACGAGACGGAAAAGCGGTCAACCCGTTGCAATTCCTCGGATAA
- a CDS encoding polymer-forming cytoskeletal protein, with amino-acid sequence MASSNNSTFSVIGSDIQIKGNITASADLHVDGSIEGDIKCASLVQGEASHVTGGIHADTARLAGRVTGSINAKELVILKSAKIEGDVHYDALTIEQGAHVDGRFAPNSRRDSVSKPAATQATSGSKPVEAPKQGQSELKIAN; translated from the coding sequence ATGGCCAGCAGCAACAATTCGACCTTTTCCGTCATCGGATCCGACATCCAGATCAAAGGCAACATTACCGCCTCCGCAGATCTTCACGTCGACGGATCGATCGAAGGCGACATCAAGTGCGCATCCCTGGTCCAGGGCGAAGCGAGCCACGTAACCGGCGGTATCCACGCCGATACCGCGCGCCTTGCAGGCCGCGTGACTGGCTCGATCAACGCGAAAGAGCTCGTCATTCTCAAGAGCGCCAAGATCGAAGGCGACGTGCATTACGATGCGCTTACGATCGAACAGGGCGCGCACGTCGATGGCCGCTTTGCCCCGAATTCGCGCCGCGACTCCGTGAGCAAGCCCGCCGCCACCCAGGCAACTTCGGGCAGCAAGCCGGTCGAAGCGCCCAAGCAAGGCCAGTCGGAGCTCAAGATCGCGAACTGA
- a CDS encoding disulfide bond formation protein B: protein MTLKQAQLLALALPVALLGGAYISQYGFGLYPCEMCWWQRYPHFAALGFALLSFVIEPRRVWVALAGLAIITSGLIGGFHAGVEYGWWQGITGCATVDGGIDVMDPAAAPIIRCDTAPWDLFGISLAGWNFLFSTLGGIAILVLSVRGAGKEAN from the coding sequence ATGACCCTGAAGCAGGCACAACTGCTCGCCCTTGCGCTGCCCGTTGCGCTGCTCGGCGGCGCCTATATTTCGCAATACGGTTTCGGCCTCTACCCTTGCGAAATGTGCTGGTGGCAACGCTATCCGCATTTTGCCGCGCTTGGCTTCGCGCTGCTCAGTTTCGTGATCGAGCCGCGGCGCGTCTGGGTTGCGCTGGCGGGGCTGGCGATAATCACCTCCGGCCTGATCGGGGGCTTTCATGCCGGGGTCGAATACGGCTGGTGGCAGGGCATTACAGGATGCGCAACGGTTGACGGCGGGATCGACGTGATGGACCCGGCGGCCGCGCCGATCATCCGCTGCGACACCGCCCCTTGGGATCTGTTCGGCATTTCGCTCGCCGGCTGGAACTTCCTCTTTTCGACACTTGGCGGGATCGCGATCCTCGTCTTGAGCGTTAGGGGTGCAGGAAAAGAGGCTAACTGA
- a CDS encoding demethoxyubiquinone hydroxylase family protein, which translates to MDRDEIHRMIRVDQAGEFGATRIYEGQLAVMGDRGPHSAEIRHMAEQEKGHRERFDAMLAKRGVRPTALHPFWSAAGYALGAGTALLGPEAAMACTAAVEEEIDKHYSEQLDRLKETGADPELAEMIEEFREDEREHRDAALANGAEKAPAYPLLSGAIRLGCKIAIKVSERI; encoded by the coding sequence ATGGACCGCGACGAAATTCACCGCATGATCCGCGTCGACCAGGCCGGGGAGTTCGGCGCGACCCGCATTTACGAAGGCCAGCTTGCGGTGATGGGCGATCGCGGCCCGCATTCGGCAGAGATCCGCCACATGGCCGAACAGGAAAAGGGCCACCGCGAACGGTTCGATGCGATGCTTGCGAAACGCGGCGTGCGCCCCACCGCCCTGCACCCGTTCTGGTCGGCGGCGGGCTATGCACTCGGTGCGGGAACCGCCCTCCTTGGCCCAGAAGCCGCGATGGCTTGCACGGCGGCGGTCGAGGAAGAAATCGACAAGCATTATTCCGAGCAGCTCGACCGCCTCAAGGAAACCGGCGCCGATCCCGAACTTGCCGAAATGATCGAGGAATTCCGCGAAGACGAGCGCGAACACCGCGACGCCGCGCTGGCGAATGGCGCGGAAAAGGCACCGGCCTATCCGCTGCTGTCCGGTGCCATTCGGCTTGGATGCAAGATCGCGATCAAGGTTTCCGAGCGGATTTGA
- the rsfS gene encoding ribosome silencing factor codes for MMASAKMTVADLHEIVLKQLDDDQAQDVVSIPLEGKSSIADHMVIASGRSTRQVAAIAQKLAEKVKQAGFGPVRVEGLPQADWVLIDAGDVVVHLFRPEVRSFYNLERMWSFEGAEKAASGNA; via the coding sequence ATGATGGCTTCCGCTAAGATGACCGTGGCCGACCTGCACGAAATCGTGCTCAAGCAGCTCGATGACGACCAGGCGCAGGATGTCGTCTCGATTCCGCTCGAGGGAAAGAGTTCGATCGCCGATCACATGGTGATCGCAAGCGGCCGATCGACCCGGCAGGTGGCTGCCATCGCGCAGAAGCTTGCCGAGAAGGTGAAGCAGGCCGGCTTTGGACCCGTCCGGGTCGAAGGTCTGCCGCAGGCAGACTGGGTGCTTATCGATGCCGGCGATGTCGTCGTTCACCTGTTCCGCCCGGAAGTGCGCAGCTTCTACAACCTTGAACGCATGTGGTCGTTCGAAGGTGCGGAAAAAGCCGCTTCAGGCAACGCCTGA
- a CDS encoding S41 family peptidase — MKIAALLQSAALVTAVALIPATTASMAQVEGRAGPEFAKVMAVYQRIQANYVEPVEDEVLVRGMIDGMLSALDPHSGYLDGSDLQRLETMIDGNYSGLGLSVVMEDGAVKVISPFKGSPADKAGIKAGDFITHLDGELIYGGDLDDAVARMRGKAGTSIQLTIFRPGRDEPFEVNVTRGVIELEPVTYELQPGNIGVISVNEFSADVGADVYRAWNDLKEQATGRMAGLVLDLRSNPGGSLDEAVALSDLFLDKGRIVSQRGRARGETLLYDAETVFRGDMAAGVPVIVLIDAGSASASEIVAGALQDHRRALIMGERSFGKGSVQSLLPLGRDAALKLTTARYYTPKGHSVQEGGIKPDITVPQISDPDFALRQKYQTRESDLRGHLINELGIKDEEMEVDKIDDPRFKLTSEQLKEKGIEDFQLHYAVETLRRTTKSSVALRK; from the coding sequence ATGAAGATTGCCGCCCTGCTTCAAAGCGCTGCACTGGTTACGGCTGTCGCGCTCATTCCCGCTACCACCGCCTCGATGGCGCAGGTCGAAGGCCGCGCCGGGCCGGAATTCGCCAAGGTCATGGCGGTCTACCAACGGATCCAGGCGAATTACGTGGAGCCGGTAGAGGATGAGGTGCTGGTGCGCGGCATGATCGATGGGATGCTCTCAGCGCTCGATCCGCATTCGGGCTATCTCGATGGCAGCGACCTGCAGCGGCTCGAAACCATGATCGACGGCAATTATTCCGGCCTCGGCCTTTCGGTCGTGATGGAGGATGGCGCGGTCAAGGTGATCTCGCCGTTCAAGGGCAGCCCAGCCGACAAGGCGGGGATCAAGGCGGGGGATTTCATCACCCATCTCGATGGCGAGCTGATCTATGGCGGCGATCTCGATGATGCGGTTGCGCGGATGCGGGGCAAGGCGGGCACCTCGATCCAGCTGACCATCTTCCGTCCGGGACGCGACGAGCCGTTCGAAGTCAACGTGACCCGCGGCGTGATCGAGCTCGAGCCGGTTACCTACGAGCTCCAGCCGGGCAATATCGGCGTAATCAGCGTCAACGAATTCTCAGCCGATGTCGGCGCGGATGTCTACCGTGCGTGGAACGATCTCAAGGAACAGGCGACGGGCCGCATGGCCGGACTGGTCCTCGATCTCAGGTCCAATCCGGGCGGATCGCTCGACGAGGCCGTCGCGCTGTCCGACCTGTTCCTCGACAAGGGTCGGATCGTCTCGCAGCGCGGACGCGCTCGCGGCGAAACGCTGCTCTACGACGCGGAAACGGTTTTCCGCGGCGATATGGCGGCGGGTGTCCCGGTTATCGTGCTGATCGATGCCGGCTCGGCCTCCGCTTCGGAGATCGTTGCCGGCGCGCTGCAGGATCACCGCCGCGCGCTGATCATGGGCGAACGCAGTTTCGGCAAGGGGTCGGTCCAGTCGCTGCTGCCGCTCGGCCGCGACGCCGCGCTCAAGCTCACCACGGCGCGCTATTACACGCCCAAGGGCCACTCAGTGCAGGAAGGCGGGATCAAGCCGGACATCACCGTGCCGCAGATTTCCGATCCGGATTTTGCACTCCGGCAGAAATACCAGACGCGCGAAAGCGATCTGCGTGGCCACCTTATCAACGAGCTGGGTATCAAGGACGAGGAGATGGAGGTCGACAAGATCGACGATCCGCGGTTCAAACTCACCTCCGAACAGCTCAAGGAGAAGGGGATCGAGGATTTCCAGCTGCATTACGCAGTCGAGACCCTGCGCCGGACGACGAAAAGTTCGGTGGCGCTGCGCAAGTAA
- a CDS encoding nicotinate-nucleotide adenylyltransferase, with product MARARLGPGAALNGKGVPIRTGLLGGSFNPAHGGHRRISLFTMDALGLDEVWWLVSPGNPLKPKKGMAPLAARLKSAEKQARCARIVPTAIERHLGTRYTIDTLRALKRRYPKREFVWMMGSDNLAEFHRWRQWREIARTVPIAVIARPGYNAAALASPAMAWLRRYTVPVSSFRKSGRWSAPALVFLKFDPDPRSATAIRRANAGWADDYTNAQVRDRLTFRSVRTAEGS from the coding sequence ATGGCTCGTGCGCGGCTCGGGCCAGGCGCGGCCTTGAACGGGAAAGGCGTGCCGATCCGCACCGGGCTTCTTGGCGGCAGCTTCAATCCCGCGCATGGCGGGCACCGGCGAATATCACTCTTTACCATGGATGCGCTCGGGCTCGACGAGGTGTGGTGGCTGGTTTCGCCCGGAAATCCGCTCAAGCCGAAAAAGGGCATGGCCCCGCTCGCCGCGCGGCTCAAATCGGCCGAAAAGCAGGCGCGCTGCGCGAGAATCGTCCCGACCGCAATCGAGCGGCACCTCGGCACCCGTTACACGATCGACACCTTGCGGGCGCTCAAGCGCCGCTATCCCAAGCGCGAATTCGTGTGGATGATGGGCTCGGACAATCTCGCCGAATTCCACAGGTGGAGGCAGTGGCGGGAGATTGCGCGTACCGTGCCGATTGCAGTCATCGCCCGCCCGGGTTATAACGCGGCTGCCTTGGCGAGCCCCGCCATGGCCTGGCTCAGGCGCTATACAGTGCCTGTTTCCAGTTTTCGCAAATCGGGGCGATGGAGCGCACCGGCACTGGTGTTCTTGAAGTTTGATCCTGATCCGCGCTCGGCCACGGCCATCCGCCGTGCCAATGCAGGTTGGGCCGACGACTACACAAACGCACAGGTGCGCGATCGGCTGACTTTTCGGTCCGTCAGAACGGCGGAGGGTTCATGA
- a CDS encoding glutamate-5-semialdehyde dehydrogenase, with protein sequence MNTDAAPLTSDPQDLVAGLAARGRKAQRQLATMSSEERAAALLFAAKRIRAASGEILAGNAKDLEAGRANGLSQAMLDRLTLDEDRLEGVASAVGNVAALADPVGQVVDEAEPPNGLKLSRIRVPIGLIGIIYESRPNVTADTAALCVRSGNAVLLRGGSEAVHSNRAIHAAIAAGLAEGGVPENAVQLMPTQDRAAVGAMLAAHGLIDMIIPRGGRSLVERVQNDARVPVLAHLDGICHTYVHSAADPEMARAIAVNAKMRRTGICGAMETLLIDAAFPEAAMLIDALIEAGAEIRGDERIQALDERVVPASANDWDTEYLDAVVSVAMVDGLEQAMAHIDRHSSNHTDAIVTADESVAERFLAGVDSAIVMHNASTQFADGGEFGLGAEIGIATGRLHARGPVALEGLTTYKWLVRGSGQARP encoded by the coding sequence ATGAATACGGATGCCGCTCCCTTGACGTCAGACCCTCAGGACTTGGTTGCAGGCCTTGCCGCACGCGGGCGAAAGGCGCAGCGCCAGCTTGCCACCATGTCGAGCGAGGAGCGGGCGGCGGCGCTTCTTTTTGCGGCAAAGCGTATTCGCGCCGCGTCCGGCGAAATACTCGCTGGCAATGCGAAAGATCTGGAGGCAGGGCGCGCCAACGGCCTGTCGCAGGCGATGCTCGACCGGCTGACGCTCGACGAGGATCGGCTCGAAGGCGTAGCCTCCGCGGTGGGAAATGTCGCCGCGCTCGCGGACCCTGTCGGTCAGGTTGTCGATGAGGCCGAGCCGCCCAATGGTCTCAAGCTTTCGCGCATCCGCGTGCCGATCGGGCTGATCGGAATCATCTACGAAAGCCGCCCCAACGTCACAGCCGACACCGCTGCGTTGTGCGTGCGATCGGGCAACGCTGTGCTTCTGCGTGGCGGCAGCGAGGCGGTGCACTCCAACCGCGCGATCCACGCGGCAATCGCTGCGGGCCTTGCCGAGGGCGGCGTGCCCGAGAATGCGGTGCAGTTGATGCCGACGCAGGACCGCGCGGCGGTCGGCGCGATGCTGGCGGCGCATGGCCTGATCGACATGATCATCCCGCGCGGTGGGCGCAGCCTTGTCGAGCGCGTCCAGAACGATGCGCGGGTTCCCGTGCTCGCACACCTAGATGGCATCTGTCACACCTATGTGCACTCTGCCGCCGACCCCGAAATGGCGCGCGCAATCGCGGTCAACGCGAAGATGCGGCGCACCGGGATTTGCGGAGCGATGGAAACCTTGCTGATCGACGCCGCTTTTCCCGAGGCCGCGATGCTGATCGACGCGTTGATCGAGGCCGGTGCCGAGATCCGCGGCGACGAGCGCATCCAGGCGCTCGATGAAAGGGTCGTCCCAGCCAGCGCGAACGACTGGGACACCGAATATCTCGATGCGGTGGTTTCTGTTGCGATGGTCGATGGACTCGAACAGGCGATGGCGCATATCGATCGCCATTCTTCCAACCACACCGATGCGATCGTCACGGCCGACGAATCCGTGGCAGAAAGGTTTCTCGCCGGGGTCGATAGCGCGATCGTGATGCACAACGCCTCGACCCAGTTCGCCGATGGCGGCGAATTCGGTCTCGGCGCGGAGATCGGGATTGCAACCGGCAGGCTCCATGCGCGCGGTCCCGTCGCGCTGGAGGGGCTTACGACTTACAAATGGCTCGTGCGCGGCTCGGGCCAGGCGCGGCCTTGA